A DNA window from Rhizobium sp. NXC14 contains the following coding sequences:
- the speB gene encoding agmatinase yields MANKTIDHAFTATNLTSAASDPTFAGALSFMRRRFTKELAGVDVAVWGIPFDAATSNRPGTRFGPQAIRRASAIFDNDAQYPFNRELFADMAVIDHGDCLLDYGNHQDTPGAIERQANAILDSGAFLLTLGGDHYVTWPLLKAHAAKHGPLALVQFDAHQDTWFDEERRIDHGSFVARAVREGIIDPDRSIQIGIRTHAPEDCGINILYGHQVEEMSGGDIASAIISHTRGAPAYLTFDIDCLDPAFAPGTGTPVAGGPSSAKILSVLQRLHQLDIRGADVVEVSPPYDHADITAIAGATVAMYMLGLHAERRAIAASQG; encoded by the coding sequence TTGGCGAACAAGACCATCGATCATGCCTTCACAGCGACCAACCTCACTTCGGCCGCCAGCGATCCCACCTTTGCCGGCGCTCTGTCCTTCATGCGCCGCCGCTTCACCAAAGAACTTGCCGGCGTCGATGTCGCCGTCTGGGGCATCCCCTTCGACGCCGCCACATCGAATAGACCGGGCACGCGCTTCGGCCCGCAGGCGATTCGGCGCGCCTCGGCGATATTCGACAACGATGCGCAATATCCCTTCAACCGCGAACTGTTTGCCGACATGGCGGTGATCGACCATGGCGATTGCCTGCTCGACTACGGCAACCATCAGGACACGCCCGGCGCCATCGAACGCCAGGCCAATGCGATCCTCGACAGCGGCGCCTTTCTGCTGACGCTGGGCGGCGATCATTACGTCACTTGGCCGCTGCTGAAAGCCCATGCCGCAAAACACGGGCCTCTCGCGCTGGTGCAGTTCGACGCTCACCAGGACACCTGGTTCGACGAAGAGCGGCGCATCGACCATGGCTCCTTCGTGGCGCGGGCCGTGCGTGAAGGCATCATCGATCCCGACCGCTCGATTCAGATCGGCATCCGTACCCATGCGCCGGAGGATTGCGGCATCAATATTCTCTATGGTCATCAGGTCGAGGAGATGAGCGGCGGCGACATTGCCTCGGCGATCATCTCTCATACGCGCGGCGCCCCCGCCTATCTCACCTTCGATATCGATTGCCTGGATCCTGCCTTTGCCCCAGGGACCGGCACGCCGGTTGCCGGCGGTCCGTCGAGCGCCAAGATCCTCTCGGTGCTGCAGCGTCTGCACCAACTCGATATCCGCGGCGCCGACGTGGTCGAAGTGTCGCCGCCTTACGACCATGCCGATATCACCGCCATTGCGGGGGCAACGGTGGCAATGTATATGCTTGGCCTTCACGCCGAGCGACGCGCCATTGCGGCGTCACAAGGCTGA
- a CDS encoding LysR family transcriptional regulator yields MLLNLDQLATFINVADLGSFTAAADKEGVTQPAVSLQIKGLEQRLGVRLIERVGRRAQPTAAGIDLLSHARRLLQQAAAAEEAMMPHRDGASGRVRIGSGGTASIHLLPRAIAAARQSMPGLEITVSIGNADDILRDLEANSLDIAVVALPASGRNFEIEPFYEEELLAVAPAGSPVPKGGPDPAFMRDRTLLLYEGGNTRRAIDAWLAAPDIRIRPAMEFGSIEAIKELVAAGLGWSILPGLAVKRDRAGLLTTSSLQPKLTRRLGMVLRRDKHLTRGLREIIKSLRSFED; encoded by the coding sequence ATGCTCCTCAATCTCGATCAGCTTGCGACCTTCATCAATGTCGCCGACCTCGGCAGCTTTACGGCTGCGGCCGACAAGGAAGGCGTGACGCAGCCGGCCGTCAGCCTGCAGATCAAGGGGCTCGAACAGCGGCTCGGCGTCAGGCTGATCGAGCGCGTCGGGCGGCGGGCGCAACCGACGGCGGCGGGCATCGACCTGCTTTCACATGCAAGGCGTCTGCTTCAGCAGGCAGCCGCGGCGGAAGAAGCGATGATGCCCCACAGGGATGGCGCCAGCGGCCGGGTGCGCATCGGCAGCGGCGGCACGGCATCGATCCATCTGCTTCCCCGCGCCATCGCCGCCGCCCGGCAGTCCATGCCTGGCCTCGAAATCACCGTCTCGATCGGGAATGCCGACGATATCCTGCGCGATCTGGAAGCCAACAGCCTCGACATCGCCGTTGTGGCCCTGCCGGCATCGGGACGGAACTTCGAGATCGAACCCTTCTACGAAGAGGAATTGCTGGCTGTCGCCCCCGCGGGCAGCCCCGTGCCTAAGGGTGGACCGGACCCGGCCTTCATGCGCGACAGGACGCTGCTGCTTTACGAGGGCGGCAATACGAGGCGGGCAATCGACGCGTGGCTGGCCGCCCCGGATATCAGGATCCGACCGGCGATGGAGTTCGGCAGTATCGAAGCGATCAAGGAACTGGTGGCCGCCGGACTCGGCTGGTCGATCCTGCCGGGGTTAGCGGTAAAGCGCGACCGCGCCGGTCTCCTTACGACATCGTCGCTGCAGCCGAAGCTGACACGCCGCCTCGGCATGGTTCTTCGCCGGGACAAACATCTGACACGCGGCCTCCGGGAAATCATAAAAAGCCTGCGTTCCTTTGAGGATTAG
- the cml gene encoding CmlA/FloR family chloramphenicol efflux MFS transporter encodes MSYPKIPSWNYSVPASLLLMAPFDILASLAMDIYLPVVPTMPQALGTSPEVVQLTLSLYMLVLGVGQIVFGPISDIVGRRPVLIGGAALFALASCLLAGASSALLFVALRLLQAIGASAALVATFATVRDVYAERPESSVIYSLLGSLLSLVPAFGPVVGAVIADHYGWRAIFLVIGLLSIIATLNAIRRWHETRPVTSATTIAIGPILASFPFWIYTTGFSAAMGAFFVFFSTAPRILIDRAGFSGISFSFIFASVALVMIVTARLAKRFITRWGIAGSLARGMALLLVGAVMLAMGEMFLQEPLVRLILPMWIIAIGIVFATAVTANGALAAFGNSAGTAVALYFCVESLLVGAAGTLFVILLDGDTAWPLAAYTGAAALITLAGLRQLARKAV; translated from the coding sequence ATGTCTTATCCGAAAATTCCGTCGTGGAATTATTCCGTGCCGGCAAGCTTGTTGCTGATGGCTCCTTTCGACATCCTGGCGTCGCTTGCCATGGACATATATCTACCGGTTGTGCCGACGATGCCCCAGGCGCTCGGCACCTCGCCTGAAGTCGTCCAGTTGACCCTCAGCCTCTATATGCTTGTGCTCGGCGTCGGCCAGATTGTCTTTGGTCCGATCTCCGATATCGTCGGGCGGCGGCCCGTGCTGATCGGCGGGGCGGCACTATTTGCCCTTGCGTCCTGTCTGCTTGCCGGGGCCTCATCCGCACTTCTCTTCGTGGCCTTGCGATTGTTGCAGGCGATCGGCGCCTCGGCGGCTCTTGTCGCCACCTTCGCAACAGTGCGCGACGTCTACGCCGAGCGGCCGGAAAGCAGCGTGATCTATAGCCTGCTCGGTTCGCTGCTATCGCTTGTGCCTGCGTTCGGGCCGGTCGTCGGCGCGGTGATTGCCGACCACTATGGGTGGCGAGCCATCTTTCTCGTCATCGGCCTGCTGTCGATCATTGCAACTCTCAATGCCATCAGGCGCTGGCATGAAACCCGCCCTGTTACGTCGGCGACAACCATCGCAATAGGTCCGATCCTCGCGAGCTTTCCCTTCTGGATCTACACGACCGGCTTCAGCGCAGCGATGGGAGCCTTCTTCGTCTTCTTCTCGACCGCGCCCCGCATCCTGATCGATCGGGCCGGTTTTTCCGGCATCAGCTTCAGCTTCATCTTTGCTTCAGTGGCATTGGTGATGATTGTGACGGCGCGCCTTGCCAAACGCTTCATCACACGCTGGGGCATCGCAGGCAGCCTCGCAAGAGGCATGGCGCTGCTGCTTGTCGGCGCGGTGATGCTTGCCATGGGAGAGATGTTTTTGCAGGAACCGCTTGTCCGCCTCATTCTGCCGATGTGGATCATCGCCATCGGCATTGTCTTTGCGACAGCCGTTACGGCCAATGGTGCGCTTGCCGCATTCGGCAATAGCGCGGGAACGGCCGTGGCGCTCTACTTCTGCGTCGAAAGCCTGCTGGTCGGTGCTGCAGGCACATTGTTCGTGATTCTGCTCGACGGCGACACGGCCTGGCCGCTGGCGGCCTATACCGGGGCGGCAGCGCTGATAACCCTGGCTGGATTGCGCCAGCTTGCCCGGAAGGCCGTCTGA
- the rplM gene encoding 50S ribosomal protein L13, whose protein sequence is MATFSQKPAEVEKKWVIIDAEGLVVGRLASIIAMRLRGKHKATFTPHVDDGDNVIVINADKVVFTGKKYSDKVYYWHTGYAGGIKERTARQIIEGRFPERVLEKAVERMVPRGPLGRRQMKNLRVYAGPNHPHEAQQPVALDVAALNKKNVRSA, encoded by the coding sequence ATGGCAACCTTCTCACAGAAGCCTGCAGAGGTGGAGAAGAAGTGGGTGATCATCGACGCCGAAGGGCTGGTCGTTGGCCGTCTCGCTTCCATCATCGCTATGCGCCTGCGCGGCAAGCACAAGGCAACCTTCACGCCCCATGTTGACGACGGCGACAACGTCATCGTCATCAATGCCGACAAGGTGGTTTTCACCGGCAAGAAGTATTCCGACAAGGTCTACTACTGGCACACCGGTTATGCCGGCGGCATCAAGGAGCGCACCGCACGTCAGATCATTGAAGGCCGCTTCCCCGAGCGCGTCCTCGAAAAGGCCGTCGAACGCATGGTTCCGCGCGGCCCGCTCGGCCGTCGCCAGATGAAGAACCTTCGCGTTTACGCCGGTCCCAACCATCCCCATGAAGCCCAGCAGCCGGTCGCCCTCGACGTTGCCGCGCTCAACAAAAAGAACGTAAGGAGCGCCTGA
- the rpsI gene encoding 30S ribosomal protein S9 translates to MADLSSLKDLGTSSEAAAPAHVRKVDSLGRSYATGKRKDAVARVWVKAGSGKIIVNGKDFTAYFARPVLQMILRQPIVAAARDGQFDIIATVAGGGLSGQAGAVRHGLSKALTYFEPGLRSVLKKGGFLTRDSRVVERKKYGKAKARRSFQFSKR, encoded by the coding sequence ATGGCTGACCTCTCCTCCCTGAAGGATCTCGGCACGTCTTCCGAAGCTGCCGCTCCGGCCCACGTCCGCAAAGTCGATTCGCTCGGCCGCTCCTACGCGACCGGCAAGCGCAAGGACGCCGTCGCCCGCGTTTGGGTCAAGGCCGGCTCCGGCAAGATCATCGTCAACGGCAAGGACTTCACGGCTTACTTCGCCCGTCCGGTGCTGCAGATGATCCTGCGCCAGCCGATTGTCGCAGCTGCCCGTGACGGCCAGTTCGACATCATCGCAACCGTTGCCGGCGGCGGTCTTTCCGGCCAGGCCGGCGCTGTTCGCCACGGCCTGTCCAAGGCGCTGACCTACTTCGAACCGGGCCTGCGCTCGGTACTGAAGAAGGGCGGCTTCCTGACCCGTGACAGCCGCGTCGTCGAGCGCAAGAAGTACGGCAAGGCAAAGGCCCGCCGCTCCTTCCAGTTCTCCAAGCGTTAA
- a CDS encoding sulfite exporter TauE/SafE family protein has product MMLDRLVADMQTWFAAALPGHGIYALMAFALIAGLARGFSGFGAALILVPLGGAIVGPKLVSPILLVIDGIATLGMIPPAWRDANRSEVFVMAAGAALGVPAGTALLALLDPALLRWSITIIAISLLALLVSGWRYQGAPSTPLSSGVGLIAGLFSGAAQLGGPPVVAYWLGGKSDFARVRANVVLYFSISSVFSTISYYIGGLFVPAVFALTVVILPSYALGLYGGSKLFGLAEERTFRIACYMLIAAAAIIGMPLLDGVLR; this is encoded by the coding sequence ATGATGCTGGATAGGCTTGTCGCCGACATGCAGACGTGGTTTGCCGCCGCCCTGCCAGGTCACGGCATTTATGCGCTGATGGCGTTTGCCTTGATCGCGGGGCTAGCCCGCGGCTTTTCCGGTTTCGGCGCAGCGTTGATCTTAGTCCCGCTCGGCGGCGCCATCGTTGGCCCGAAGCTGGTCTCGCCGATCCTGCTCGTCATCGACGGCATCGCCACACTTGGGATGATCCCACCCGCCTGGCGCGACGCCAACCGGTCCGAAGTTTTCGTCATGGCGGCTGGTGCGGCACTCGGCGTCCCGGCCGGCACGGCGCTGCTGGCGCTGCTCGACCCGGCGCTGCTGCGCTGGAGCATCACGATCATCGCCATCAGCCTGCTCGCGCTTCTCGTATCGGGATGGCGCTACCAAGGCGCGCCGTCAACGCCGCTCAGCAGCGGCGTCGGCCTGATCGCCGGACTTTTCAGCGGCGCCGCGCAGCTCGGCGGACCGCCTGTCGTTGCCTACTGGCTCGGCGGCAAGAGCGACTTCGCGCGCGTCAGAGCGAATGTCGTGCTGTATTTTTCGATCTCGTCCGTCTTCAGCACCATCAGCTATTATATCGGCGGTCTGTTCGTGCCCGCTGTCTTCGCCCTCACCGTCGTTATCCTGCCGAGTTATGCGCTGGGTCTCTATGGCGGCTCGAAACTGTTCGGGCTTGCCGAGGAGCGGACCTTCCGCATCGCCTGCTACATGCTGATCGCAGCGGCAGCCATCATCGGCATGCCGCTGCTCGACGGCGTGCTGCGTTAG
- the argC gene encoding N-acetyl-gamma-glutamyl-phosphate reductase has translation MAPKIFIDGEHGTTGLQIRTRMAGRRDVELLSIPEDERRNAAMREDMLNSADIAILCLPDDASKEAVQMVSGNNNVRVIDTSTAFRVNSGWAYGFAEMDGAQADKIKAARFVSNPGCYPTGAIGLIRPLRAAGILPDGYPVTVNAVSGYTGGGKQMIAQMENPDHPDAITAPHFLYGLALTHKHVPEMTVHGLLDRAPIFSPSVGKFAQGMIVQVPLHLDDLAEGATMESIHAALVAHYAGQGIVTVVPLAESKALPRVNAVELEGKDTMKLFVFGTPGGSQVNLVALLDNLGKGASGAAVQNMDLMLAS, from the coding sequence ATGGCACCGAAAATCTTCATCGATGGCGAACACGGTACAACGGGTCTGCAGATCCGTACGCGCATGGCCGGCCGCCGCGATGTCGAGCTTCTGTCCATTCCCGAGGACGAGCGGCGCAACGCCGCCATGCGCGAGGACATGCTGAACAGCGCCGATATCGCCATTCTGTGCCTGCCCGACGACGCGTCGAAGGAAGCGGTTCAGATGGTTTCGGGCAACAATAACGTCCGCGTTATCGACACCTCGACGGCCTTCCGCGTCAATTCCGGCTGGGCCTATGGCTTTGCCGAAATGGACGGTGCACAGGCCGACAAAATCAAGGCCGCCCGTTTCGTCTCCAATCCCGGCTGCTATCCGACAGGCGCGATCGGCCTCATTCGGCCGCTGCGCGCCGCCGGCATTCTGCCGGATGGCTATCCGGTGACGGTCAACGCGGTTTCCGGTTATACCGGCGGCGGCAAGCAGATGATCGCGCAGATGGAAAACCCGGATCATCCGGATGCGATCACCGCGCCGCATTTCCTCTATGGCCTGGCGCTCACTCACAAACATGTGCCGGAGATGACCGTGCACGGCCTACTCGACCGCGCACCGATTTTCTCGCCGTCGGTCGGCAAATTCGCACAGGGCATGATCGTGCAGGTGCCGCTGCATCTCGACGATCTCGCCGAGGGCGCGACGATGGAAAGCATCCACGCGGCACTGGTTGCCCATTATGCCGGACAGGGCATCGTCACCGTCGTGCCGCTCGCCGAAAGCAAGGCGCTCCCCCGCGTCAACGCCGTCGAGCTCGAGGGCAAGGACACGATGAAACTCTTCGTCTTCGGTACGCCGGGTGGTTCCCAGGTCAATCTGGTGGCGCTGCTCGACAACCTCGGCAAGGGTGCCTCGGGTGCTGCCGTGCAGAACATGGACCTGATGCTCGCCAGCTAA